From Oncorhynchus gorbuscha isolate QuinsamMale2020 ecotype Even-year unplaced genomic scaffold, OgorEven_v1.0 Un_scaffold_820, whole genome shotgun sequence, the proteins below share one genomic window:
- the LOC124020450 gene encoding putative proline-rich protein 21, with product MTLQPSSVALQPSSVALQPSPVTLQPSSVTLPPSSVALQPSSVALQPSSVALQPSSVTLPPSSATLQPSSAALQPSSVTLQPSSVTLPPSSVALQPSTVSLQPSSVALPPSSVTLPPSSVALQPSSVALPPSSVTLPPSSVALPPSSVALQPSSVTLQPSSVALQPSSVALQPSSVNLQPSPVALQPSSVALQPSSVTLQPSPVTLPPSSVALQPSPVALQPSSVALQPSPVALQPSTVALQPSSVALPPSSVALQPSPVALQPSPVALQPSSVALPPSSVALQPSSVALQPSSVQPMLREG from the coding sequence ATGACTCTACAGCCTAGCTCTGTGGCTCTACAGCCTAGCTCTGTGGCTCTACAGCCTAGCCCTGTGACTCTACAGCCTAGCTCTGTGACTCTACCACCTAGCTCTGTGGCTCTACAGCCTAGCTCTGTGGCTCTACAGCCTAGCTCTGTGGCTCTACAGCCTAGCTCTGTGACTCTACCACCTAGCTCTGCGACTCTACAGCCTAGCTCTGCGGCTCTACAGCCTAGCTCTGTGACTTTACAGCCTAGCTCTGTGACTCTACCACCTAGCTCTGTGGCTCTACAGCCTAGCACTGTGTCTCTACAGCCTAGCTCTGTGGCTCTACCACCTAGCTCTGTGACTCTACCACCTAGCTCTGTGGCTCTACAGCCTAGCTCTGTGGCTCTACCACCTAGCTCTGTGACTCTACCACCTAGCTCTGTGGCTCTACCACCTAGCTCTGTGGCTCTACAGCCTAGCTCTGTGACTCTACAACCTAGCTCTGTGGCTTTACAGCCTAGCTCTGTGGCTCTACAGCCTAGCTCTGTGAATCTACAGCCTAGCCCTGTGGCTCTACAGCCTAGCTCTGTGGCTCTACAGCCTAGCTCTGTGACTCTACAGCCTAGCCCTGTGACTCTACCACCTAGCTCTGTGGCTCTACAGCCTAGCCCTGTGGCTCTACAGCCTAGCTCTGTGGCTCTACAGCCTAGCCCTGTGGCTCTACAGCCTAGCACGGTGGCTCTACAGCCTAGCTCTGTGGCTCTACCACCTAGCTCTGTGGCTCTACAGCCTAGCCCTGTGGCTCTACAGCCTAGCCCTGTGGCTCTACAGCCTAGCTCTGTGGCTCTACCACCTAGCTCTGTGGCTCTACAGCCTAGCT